One genomic region from Tripterygium wilfordii isolate XIE 37 chromosome 20, ASM1340144v1, whole genome shotgun sequence encodes:
- the LOC119986426 gene encoding nuclear transcription factor Y subunit C-4-like: MRQARTYSAGLVCGGISGRNTGPHSLPLARIKKIMKKSSDDVKMISGEAPIVFAKACELFIEEITKRSWMVTVQGKRRTLHKDDVASAVVATDLFDFLVNLVDNSSNNHNNSADRASEDDQMESLDS; encoded by the coding sequence atgaGGCAAGCAAGGACATATTCTGCAGGGTTAGTATGTGGAGGAATTTCAGGGAGAAATACTGGGCCTCACTCATTGCCATTGGCGAGGATCAAGAAGATCATGAAAAAATCCAGCGACGACGTTAAGATGATCTCCGGCGAGGCACCGATCGTTTTCGCCAAGGCTTGTGAGCTTTTCATTGAGGAGATCACTAAGAGATCTTGGATGGTTACAGTTCAAGGGAAGAGGAGGACACTTCACAAAGATGATGTTGCATCTGCTGTTGTTGCCACtgatttgtttgattttcttgtcAACTTGGTTGATAATTCCAGTAATAATCACAACAACTCTGCAGATAGGGCTTCAGAAGATGATCAAATGGAGTCTCTGGACTCATAG